The following proteins come from a genomic window of Punica granatum isolate Tunisia-2019 unplaced genomic scaffold, ASM765513v2 Contig00416, whole genome shotgun sequence:
- the LOC116190296 gene encoding transcription termination factor MTEF1, chloroplastic-like, translating into MAQTRIDEPIVSVSSSLSSAQSIHPNTMRASPLHSSFCCYSSSSSSSSYPNSQLSTKPAIKPQSSSLLQEHPLYSPAHSNISLQFKEKILCLEIMGVDSGRALSLNPSLHSVSLHSIHSVVSFLQSKGIHQKDLARIFGMCPRILTSDIRSDLAPVFAFLSQDLKVPEHGFRRAVNKCPRLLVSSVPDQLKPALFYLQRLGFKDLQALAYQDPVLLVSSVENTLIPKLKYLESIGFLRDETVDMVLRCPALFTFSIENNFKPKLEFFREEMQRTLEELKDFPQYFAFSLEKRIKPRHEEAMRSRARLPLPVMLKSTNEEFHELIKQGTSST; encoded by the exons ATGGCGC AAACGAGAATTGACGAGCCCATCGTCTCAGTTTCCTCATCACTCTCCTCCGCTCAGTCCATCCATCCAAACACCATGAGAGCATCGCCATTGCACTCGTCATTCTGCTGCtactcttcatcttcatcttcttcatcgtaTCCCAATTCTCAATTGTCAACGAAGCCAGCCATTAAACCTCAGAGCAGCAGCCTCCTCCAGGAGCACCCGCTCTACTCCCCTGCCCACTCCAACATCTCCCTTCAGTTCAAGGAGAAGATCCTCTGCCTCGAAATCATGGGGGTCGACTCCGGCCGCGCCCTCTCCCTCAACCCCTCCCTCCACTCCGTCTCTCTCCACTCCATACACTCCGTCGTCTCCTTCCTCCAGTCCAAGGGCATCCACCAGAAGGACCTCGCCCGCATCTTCGGCATGTGCCCCCGCATCCTCACCTCCGACATCCGCTCCGACCTCGCCCCTGTCTTCGCCTTCCTCTCCCAGGACCTCAAGGTCCCCGAGCATGGCTTCCGGAGGGCCGTCAACAAGTGTCCCCGCCTGCTCGTATCCAGCGTCCCCGACCAGCTCAAGCCCGCCCTCTTCTACCTCCAGAGACTTGGGTTCAAGGACTTGCAG GCCTTGGCCTACCAGGACCCTGTCTTGCTGGTGTCCAGCGTGGAGAACACCTTGATCCCGAAGCTCAAGTACTTGGAGAGCATCGGGTTCTTGAGGGACGAGACAGTGGATATGGTCCTGAGGTGCCCTGCGCTGTTCACGTTCAGCATCGAGAACAACTTCAAGCCCAAGCTTGAGTTCTTCCGTGAGGAGATGCAGAGGACGCTGGAGGAGCTGAAGGATTTCCCTCAGTACTTTGCATTCAGCCTGGAGAAGCGGATAAAGCCGAGGCACGAGGAGGCCATGCGGAGCAGGGCAAGGCTGCCTCTGCCGGTGATGCTCAAGAGCACCAATGAAGAGTTTCATGAGCTCATCAAACAAGGGACGTCCTCGACATAA